Proteins from a genomic interval of Medicago truncatula cultivar Jemalong A17 chromosome 3, MtrunA17r5.0-ANR, whole genome shotgun sequence:
- the LOC112419870 gene encoding uncharacterized protein: protein MVKDFSCDRVLTKEEKKLKAIEDKFVYFDDIEDEECPTLVEDRGHRSISELGTIVDIFDAKYLADTKNGRPMPGVPVLDFKTDRPLVDMLTKCAKLAIDDYNLKMKTNYRFVDFEMAVWQLVNGVFYHITFRARNAEKECQTFQATLFANRLMREVVEFRMKGSNTWYDGTLSELID, encoded by the exons ATGGTGAAAGACTTTAGCTGTGATAGGGTTCTTACCAAAGAGGAGAAAAAACTTAAGGCCATTGAGGAcaagtttgtttattttgatgatATTGAAGATGAAGAGTGTCCTACTTTAGTGGAGGATCGTGGACACAGAAGTATTTCCGAGCTGGGTACCATTGTAGAC ATTTTCGATGCCAAATATTTGGCCGATACTAAAAATGGCAGACCTATGCCCGGTGTGCCCGTTTTGGATTTCAAAACGGATCGTCCCTTGGTTGATATGCTAACCAAATGTGCAAAGTTGGCAATAGATGATTACAATTTAAAGATGAAGACAAACTACCGATTTGTCGATTTTGAGATGGCTGTTTGGCAACTGGTTAATGGAGTCTTTTACCATATTACCTTTAGAGCCAGGAATGCTGAGAAGGAATGTCAAACTTTTCAAGCCACATTGTTTGCTAATAGATTGATGAGAGAGGTTGTGGAATTCAGAATGAAAGGGAGCAATACTTg GTATGATGGCACTCTCAGCGAGCTCATAGATTAG